In the Sorghum bicolor cultivar BTx623 chromosome 4, Sorghum_bicolor_NCBIv3, whole genome shotgun sequence genome, TAGTTAGGCAAGTCGATAAAGATAGATATAGGTTGTGCACGTTCTGATTGTAAATCATATATGTTAGGCctgtctccaacacaatacatataacctccaacagagtactcgTACAGAAGACatattttgggtatcaggagaggaataacccaaatttgggtatcctctctctcctcgagacccatttgcaaagagtgttgtcttttaagtCTTGTTGTTGGTGAATATTAAAAATAGGTATGAAACcatttacctgtagcgctacccaaagcaCAAATAGATCTTATATTTTaagtgacgattgttggagatagtcttagttACTTGGTTCCTCGAATACTTACTCCCTCTATCAAAAAAGGATGAAATTATTTTGGATAAGTCAAATAATCTCAAGTTTAACTAATGTTATATAAAAAatcattaatatttatgataaaaaatattattagattagttatgatttatgaaatatattttcataataaatttatttatggATATAAATATCAATATTTTTTGTAAAATCAGTTaataaactttttttttaaaaaaaataactgaTCTCAAACCCAACGGCGAGAAGCCGCTCCCGGAGCCTGGAAGGGGAAGGTTGGAAGCTTCCATCAACCCGTTGCCTTCGTCTACCGTATATTCACCCGACACCGTCAGATCAGATCCCCTCCGCTGTCCGCTCCAAACAAGTCTCGTCACGAGAAGAGCCGGGCGACGTCTGCAACGGCCTCGAGGCCCAACTCGAAAGCCAGGAGTCGGCACTCGGCACTCGAGACGAGTGGCGGCCTTCGAGATTCCGTCGTTGTTCGTCGCAGCCCAGAGGGGGCTACGGCGCGGCCGCCGGTGAGTTCCGAGTGGAGACTGGGTTTTGATTCGGTGATCGGGCGGCGGAATGGGGGTGCCAGAGGCGGTGGCGCTGGACATACCGGCGGTGGAGGAGGGGTCGCCGACGCCGCTGGCCAGGGTGCCACCCAGGATCAGGCGGAGGCTCCTCCGTGCGGGGGGCAGCGGAGAAAACGGCGGCAAGGCGCCGAcggccgaggagatcgaggccAAGCTACACCAGGCGCATCTCCGGAGGCAGGTGTGTTTGTGTTGTCCCTTCTCCCTCACGTGACGTAGAAATTACTGCTTCATTTTGTCGCTGTTGGATTTGTCGGTGGATTGGTTGAGATGTTGATGCGCTTTATTTTTTTAACCGAACCCCGATTTGAATTTCGTGTTGGTTGGTGTAGTTGGGAGCGGGGATTTTGTACATGTCTTAGTAATATCATGTAGATCAGAATGTGTCGGTGGATGCTGAACTCTGCGTTAGCGTAGGAGTAATTAGCAGTCTACCACACCACACGTATTAGTTGATCAAATCCGGAGTAGCATCATGCTTGACTTGGAGTGTTACATTTACCTGCCAATTCTATGAACTCTGGAAGCTCACGCTTGGTTAATTAACTACTGCAAGCCCATTTCTATGTTCTCCTAGTTTATAGATAAAACTCAATTAGGTGGATTGGTGAACTCTTCATTAGCTTAGGAGCAACCAGTCGTCTAGGACACTGCACCTGACCACCACATTCAGGAGCAGCATGACAATTGACATGAGAATTGAGATGTATCTGGAAGCAGCTCTATGGACAAAGGAAGCTCATGCTTGGCTAGTTAGCTTTCTCAGAATTTAAGTTATGCTGGTACAAATGGGTTTTCACTATGTCCTGTATCTTACTATCTTATATGACTTGCTATTCTCCAGCAATTCCACGAAGCATTGTCCTCCAAAGCAAGGCGCTCAATTAAGAGTCCTTCAGGGTCATCACAGGAGGAGGATCGAGGGCAGCTTCTTGAGGCAAAGCTTGTGGCTGCCAAGCAGAAGAGGTATTCAAAAGAGGAACCCAGTAGAGTACATTACTCTGTTGTATTTGGGAAAAAGGACTGAAAAAACTCGTACTCTTTGTAGGTTGAGCCTCTTGGAAAAGGAACAGGGCCGGTTGGCTAAGCTGGACAAACTGCGACAGGCTGTGAAGAGTGATGCAGAGATGAGGTTCGAGAGGGAAAGGGAAGAACTCGGAATGAAAGTTGAATCGCGGGTTCAGAAGGCTGAGAACAATCGTATGCAACTCCTGCATGCTCGTTTGCAGAGGCAGGCTGCATTAGAGGAGAGGACAAAAAGGTACTTCATGAAAAGATTGGCTGGGGAAAACAAGTACAGGGAGCGTGTACAATCTGCAATGCAGAAGCATAATGCTGCTGAGAAGAGACGATCGGGGCTgctggaatttgagaaaagacaGGCACAGGGTAGGCTCTTGCAGGTTCAACTTGCTGCGAGGACTGCCTCTAACCAGAGAGAAACTGAGAGGAGCAAGTTAAAAGAGCAATTAGAAGAAAAGCTTCAGAAGGTATGCATTTCTATGATGCAGCATCGATGTAATTGTTTTAGCTCTTTAACTTGTGTCATAACCATCTATATATATGCCAAAATAGGCAAAGCAGCAGAGGGCTGAGTATTTGAAGCAGCGAGGAAATCTTCACAGTTCTATGCACAGCAGTTCAGTTAAAAATGGAGAATTTCTTTCAAGAAAACTGGCAAGGCATGTCTCATAGTCATAGCACATTCTGAAAATTCTAATTAATTCTTTGGCTTCCATCTGCAGCTTATGATTCATTTCATTTTTTGGGACTTCAGATGCTGGAGAAGATTCAGAACTTCTAGGAAAACAACAGTGGTATTGGCTAGGGCCTTTGATGTATTGGGGATAAATCAGCGATCAGTTGTGTCTATGCCATTTGAAGAGTTAGCTCTCTGCATTGAATCTCCTGCAGTTCTTCAGACCACTAAGGCTTTGCTTAACCGTCTGGAGAGTCGTTTCGTCTTCTCTCAGTCATCAAGTTCATCAAAACCAGAAAATATCGACCACCTTCTAAAGGATCTTGGATCACCGAAGAGGAGGATCCTACCGAGCAATGTGAGAAGAAGTAAGGCAACACTGGAAAAGGCAGCTGGAAATTATGACTCCAGTAAGTTGTCTAGATATTCACAAAGGATTGCACTTTGTGCTTATATGATACTAGGTCATCCAAAATCTGTTCTTAGTGGACAAGGTGAGCAAGAGAAATTGCTTATGGAATCAGCAACAAACTTTGTGAAGGAATTCGAACTGCTGGTTAAAACAGTGCTTGATGCCCTAGATGGTGCATGCATATTGAGTCAGTCAGTTCTAGATGATGCCACTCCTGGTTGTTCTAACTATGAGgaatcttcatccattgttgctgATCAGAAGAAATTCAGAACTCAGCTGGTTGCCTTTGACAAAGCTTGGTGTGCTTATCTTTACCATTTTGCGGCGTGGAAAGCAAAAGATGCTAAATCATTAGAGGATGATCTCATTAGGGCTGCATGCAAGCTCGAGCTGTCAATGATCCAAACTTGCAAAATAACGGATGAAGACAAATCTGATAACCTCGGCGGTGATTTGAAAGCCATATGGAAACAGGTATGATTTGTATATTCAGTGCCTATTCTTTCTTGGTCACTTTTTGCAATCAGCCTGGAGGTGCATTGATTCATCTATTAAAATACAAGGATCAAGCTAAAATTTAACACTTCTTCCATTAATCTTTATGCCCTCTTGTTGACATCTTCAATAGCGAACTATCTTTTGAATTAAGTTTATGTTCCTCATCCAGGTCGCAGAAGACCAGAAACTTTTAAGGGAGAGGATTCAATACCTGGGCGGTGAAGCTGGTATTGGAAGGATGGAATCTGCTTTATCTGAAACACGGTCAAAGTTCTTTCAAGCAAAGGAGAACAGGAGTTCCATTGCAACTACAGTTGCAAATGTTACATCTCCTTCGGTTACATGTTCTTCAGGACAGTCTAATGTCTCTGAAACTGGGGAGAATTCTAACATGGATGCTGAAAAGACAAGTCGAATTGTCAAATCTCTGTTTGGAGCTTCCTCTTCACGATATGAAAGTAGCAAAGGAGGCAAGCTGATGAGTAACGCAGCACCAGAAAAAATGCCTACTGAAAATGAGCAAATAGTCAATGAGATACTCCATAATACACATGGTTCTTTTGCTGACATCTCCGATGGTACTGGTACTGTTGAAGGTGATTTCAAGGTTAGCTACAATCTTAATGTAAAGTTCAGCAGCACAAATAATATAAAATTTGCAATGTATATCATCAAAGTTATTATTATCAGTTTTGAGGGTTTTTTGGGAAATTAACATATCTGAATTCAGGGTGTATGAGATGATTCTCTTC is a window encoding:
- the LOC8064272 gene encoding uncharacterized protein LOC8064272, translated to MGVPEAVALDIPAVEEGSPTPLARVPPRIRRRLLRAGGSGENGGKAPTAEEIEAKLHQAHLRRQQFHEALSSKARRSIKSPSGSSQEEDRGQLLEAKLVAAKQKRLSLLEKEQGRLAKLDKLRQAVKSDAEMRFEREREELGMKVESRVQKAENNRMQLLHARLQRQAALEERTKRYFMKRLAGENKYRERVQSAMQKHNAAEKRRSGLLEFEKRQAQGRLLQVQLAARTASNQRETERSKLKEQLEEKLQKAKQQRAEYLKQRGNLHSSMHSSSVKNGEFLSRKLARCWRRFRTSRKTTVVLARAFDVLGINQRSVVSMPFEELALCIESPAVLQTTKALLNRLESRFVFSQSSSSSKPENIDHLLKDLGSPKRRILPSNVRRSKATLEKAAGNYDSSKLSRYSQRIALCAYMILGHPKSVLSGQGEQEKLLMESATNFVKEFELLVKTVLDALDGACILSQSVLDDATPGCSNYEESSSIVADQKKFRTQLVAFDKAWCAYLYHFAAWKAKDAKSLEDDLIRAACKLELSMIQTCKITDEDKSDNLGGDLKAIWKQVAEDQKLLRERIQYLGGEAGIGRMESALSETRSKFFQAKENRSSIATTVANVTSPSVTCSSGQSNVSETGENSNMDAEKTSRIVKSLFGASSSRYESSKGGKLMSNAAPEKMPTENEQIVNEILHNTHGSFADISDGTGTVEGDFKVKVKETMEKAFWDVVADSMRGDMPDYGYLVSLVKEIREALEELAPPGWKVEISDNINLEILTQLLESGSQDRKYLGQILQYSLDKLRKLSSPAKELEMKKSHDKLLGELIEGSESNYRDSNSFVLCVIKGLRFTMEELEALKAEVNRARIQLLEPMIKGPGGVEYLHKSFADRYGSPSDALATLPSTARWISSLKDVVEEQWNEHVSSLSILTEADHVQPLVATLRTGHAVPGQLQSVIPAADNAGLPECRGDILGKLIRIGLLQLISSIEGVQRESVPETFMLNWLRLRSVQSKFQQVIVVATSMLVLHQVLVSENPKITPPELENATLELFNVLTRLLDNFPDVGTEKIIEAMMYSSTSRSSSSDHEMMDARKEILTRVFLKSLQTDDTIFKKVSQSVYCAFRAITLGGSGEKGRKLADASLRRIGATKLTARLVKAAEVLLKAAMVSEQVHGPWYTQLL